In Acidobacteriota bacterium, one DNA window encodes the following:
- a CDS encoding Do family serine endopeptidase, with the protein MTPAPRARTLTIAGLAFGAGALLAAVAVVLAVNGNATAAAAPPLPPPAPAAPVALTDQEVSSVAAAIEKAFAAVAERVNPSVVQIRTEQIVETNVRFWNPFEGTPFEDFFRPFHPPQDEDRSPRYRKREFRRRGLGSGVILRADGYIVTNEHVVRDADKLEVQLYDGRRFDAEVVGKDSRSDLALLHIEAEDLPAIALGDSDELQAGQWVLAFGSPLSEELMNTVTAGIISAVGRFQSTGEAVQEYVQTDAAINPGNSGGPLVDLQGRLVGINTMIYTRTGGYQGIGFAIPVNTVRRVAAELLEHGSVRRALLGVQYTAASPALIEALGLPRGAAQVAAVTEGSPADEAGIEAGDVITAVDGKELENALELSTIIGGHKPGDKVRITVNRSGDVKEFTVTLGAAPEEETGAEAAEGGGRRPGQDLERDLGFRYRDITPEIARRYRVEEGLRGVLITDVDPDSEAAREAGLRAGMVIVEAAGRKVENSRDLERIYRDLEPGETFLIKVVTADGSSTMVTALTKPGKD; encoded by the coding sequence ATGACCCCAGCCCCCCGTGCACGAACGCTCACCATCGCCGGTCTCGCTTTCGGAGCGGGCGCGCTCTTGGCCGCGGTCGCCGTGGTCCTGGCCGTCAACGGGAACGCCACCGCCGCCGCGGCGCCTCCCCTGCCACCGCCGGCACCGGCGGCTCCGGTCGCGCTGACCGACCAGGAGGTGTCCAGTGTGGCGGCGGCGATCGAGAAGGCCTTCGCCGCCGTCGCGGAACGGGTGAATCCCTCCGTCGTGCAGATCCGGACCGAGCAGATCGTCGAGACGAATGTCCGGTTCTGGAACCCCTTCGAGGGGACACCCTTCGAGGACTTCTTTCGGCCGTTCCACCCGCCACAGGACGAGGACCGCTCCCCGCGATACAGGAAACGGGAGTTCCGGCGGCGTGGGCTGGGCTCGGGAGTCATCCTCAGGGCCGACGGCTACATCGTGACGAACGAGCACGTCGTCCGCGATGCCGACAAGCTGGAGGTTCAGCTCTACGACGGGCGCCGGTTCGACGCCGAGGTGGTGGGCAAGGACTCTCGGAGCGACCTCGCGCTTCTCCACATCGAGGCCGAGGACCTTCCGGCCATCGCCCTCGGCGACTCCGACGAACTGCAAGCGGGCCAGTGGGTCCTCGCTTTCGGCTCGCCGCTTTCGGAAGAGCTGATGAACACGGTGACCGCCGGCATCATCAGTGCCGTCGGGCGCTTCCAGAGCACGGGGGAAGCCGTCCAGGAGTACGTCCAGACCGACGCGGCGATCAATCCCGGCAACTCCGGCGGCCCGCTGGTCGATCTCCAGGGCCGCCTCGTCGGGATCAACACCATGATCTACACGCGCACGGGCGGCTATCAGGGAATCGGCTTCGCGATCCCGGTCAACACCGTCCGCCGCGTGGCGGCGGAACTGCTCGAGCACGGCAGCGTGCGCCGGGCGCTCCTCGGCGTGCAGTACACGGCGGCCAGCCCGGCGCTGATCGAGGCGCTCGGTCTGCCCCGCGGCGCCGCGCAGGTGGCGGCGGTGACGGAAGGCTCGCCGGCGGACGAGGCCGGCATCGAGGCGGGCGACGTGATCACGGCTGTCGACGGGAAGGAGCTGGAGAACGCTCTCGAGCTATCGACGATCATCGGCGGCCACAAGCCGGGGGACAAGGTTCGGATCACGGTGAACCGGAGCGGAGACGTCAAGGAGTTCACGGTGACGCTCGGCGCCGCTCCCGAGGAGGAGACCGGGGCGGAGGCCGCCGAGGGCGGCGGGCGCCGGCCCGGCCAGGACCTCGAGCGCGACCTCGGCTTCCGCTACCGCGACATCACCCCGGAGATCGCCCGCCGCTACCGGGTGGAAGAGGGTCTCCGCGGCGTGCTCATCACCGACGTCGATCCTGACAGCGAGGCCGCCCGGGAGGCGGGGCTCCGCGCCGGCATGGTGATCGTCGAAGCCGCGGGGCGGAAGGTGGAGAACTCGCGCGATCTCGAGCGGATCTACCGCGACCTCGAACCGGGCGAGACCTTCCTGATCAAGGTGGTCACCGCGGACGGATCGAGCACGATGGTCACCGCGCTCACCAAGCCCGGGAAGGACTGA
- a CDS encoding transcriptional repressor, producing MVGTGEDARRRRLREAGLKVTAPRLAILAVLEEDRRHPTAEEIHQAIRERRPALSLSTVYKTLESFLRTGLVRRVSGGGNRLRVDGVPGEHDHAVCRLCGAVFDVDRPEAVRAAVPRESVAGMRITGVRIEYDVVCRACEARQGRPQPN from the coding sequence ATGGTCGGAACGGGAGAGGACGCCCGCCGGCGCCGCTTGCGGGAGGCGGGGCTGAAGGTCACCGCGCCCCGCCTGGCGATCCTCGCCGTCCTCGAAGAGGACCGCCGTCATCCCACGGCGGAAGAGATCCACCAGGCGATCCGCGAGCGCCGGCCGGCTTTGTCGCTCTCGACGGTCTACAAGACGCTGGAGAGCTTTCTCAGGACGGGTCTCGTCCGGAGGGTCTCCGGCGGCGGCAACCGCCTCAGGGTGGACGGTGTCCCGGGAGAGCACGACCATGCCGTGTGCCGTCTCTGCGGAGCCGTCTTCGACGTCGACCGACCCGAGGCGGTTCGCGCCGCGGTTCCCCGGGAGTCGGTGGCCGGGATGCGGATCACCGGCGTGAGGATCGAATACGACGTGGTCTGCCGCGCGTGCGAGGCGCGGCAGGGACGACCGCAGCCGAACTGA
- a CDS encoding rubrerythrin, producing MPSLKGTKTHENLKAAFAGESQANRRYLYFAKQADIEGYPEVAGLFRDTAEGETGHAHGHLDYLKEVGDPATGMPFTDVREMLATAVAGETHEYTDMYPGMAKTAREEGFEEIADWFETLAKAERSHAGKFQKALDNL from the coding sequence ATGCCGTCACTCAAGGGAACGAAGACGCACGAGAATCTCAAGGCCGCGTTCGCGGGCGAGTCGCAGGCGAACCGGCGCTACCTGTACTTCGCGAAGCAGGCGGACATCGAAGGGTACCCGGAGGTGGCCGGCCTGTTCCGCGACACGGCGGAAGGGGAGACGGGCCACGCCCACGGGCATCTCGACTACCTGAAGGAGGTCGGAGATCCGGCCACGGGCATGCCGTTCACGGACGTGCGGGAGATGCTCGCGACGGCGGTGGCGGGCGAGACGCACGAGTACACCGATATGTACCCGGGCATGGCCAAGACGGCCCGCGAGGAGGGTTTCGAGGAGATCGCCGACTGGTTCGAAACGCTCGCCAAGGCCGAGCGGTCGCACGCGGGCAAGTTCCAGAAGGCACTCGACAACCTGTGA
- a CDS encoding DUF3501 family protein yields MEPLRREEIPSRETYEAQRPAFRRRILALKRKRRVLVGDHLSVHFENRETMRYQVLEMLRAEGTWNDERAVRDELEAYNPLIPGEGELSATLMFEYETPEERQEHLRALLGIERHVFLVIGDTAPLPAEFDRMQIGTDRISSVQYVKWRLDPARRERLRQEGTVVRIVVDHPHYSAQAVLSEETRREIASDPD; encoded by the coding sequence ATGGAGCCGCTCCGGCGCGAGGAGATCCCCTCGCGCGAGACCTACGAAGCGCAACGGCCGGCGTTCCGGAGGCGGATCCTGGCGCTGAAGCGGAAGCGCCGGGTCCTGGTCGGCGATCACCTCTCGGTGCATTTCGAGAACCGCGAGACGATGCGCTATCAGGTGCTCGAGATGCTCCGCGCCGAGGGGACGTGGAACGACGAGCGGGCGGTGCGCGACGAGCTCGAGGCCTACAACCCGCTGATTCCGGGGGAAGGAGAGCTCTCCGCGACCCTGATGTTCGAGTACGAGACCCCGGAGGAGCGGCAGGAGCACCTGCGGGCGCTGCTCGGCATTGAGCGGCACGTGTTCCTGGTCATCGGCGACACCGCACCGCTACCCGCGGAGTTCGACCGGATGCAGATCGGCACCGATCGCATCTCCTCGGTGCAGTACGTCAAGTGGCGCCTCGACCCCGCCCGGAGGGAGCGGCTGCGCCAGGAAGGCACCGTCGTCCGGATCGTGGTGGACCATCCCCACTACAGCGCGCAGGCGGTCCTGTCGGAGGAGACCCGCCGGGAGATCGCGAGCGATCCCGACTGA
- a CDS encoding methylaspartate mutase subunit E, with amino-acid sequence MPWNVPVVVIGGLGGDSHSVGLIVLRDALRACGYRVRDLGIQNRIGAFVGAARGADAVLVSCMDGHADHYLAGFTVPRRTEAGARRPVWYLGGNPALGEPDPSPFLAMGFDRVFMRFTPVAEVRRAIEADLGPRRIRPDRAGPAALSWNPDTFSDERLDTAAWEREREEVLRGWPTGADARDLEANARELAARPRLAELQRRASRPLVQPRSGVPLVEEQLAHFLAYRRAGADVLSFQIDSLTRNNDYAGAARAVAESARDLRPRLNGFPLVNHGAAAVRRIARSLDVPLQIRHSTRDPRLLAEIGYAGGVAAYEGGAICYNLPYYRDYPLPEAIRRWRYVDRLTGLYAERFGLVLDREFFGTLTATLVPPCLAIATGVLEALFAAQQGVRSVSLGYAEQGHRIQDVAAVRVLRDLAEEALAAAGHAGVRVGAVFHQYMAAFPDDPARAEELIFESAVTAGLSGATRILVKSPAEARDIPRVEDNVRAIELVRRGLAAAERSTVDERRVAEEAALIRAETVAILEAVAELGAGRLDRGVVEAFRAGVLDIPFSPSRHNRGEVRTARDLEGAVRFLDCGRLPFGREIRAFHGDAMHRRRVAEGLRGPSEDHLLIERDTTRIAEGRYDRWPLGGAAGASGRAATAGGC; translated from the coding sequence ATGCCCTGGAACGTTCCGGTCGTGGTCATCGGGGGTCTCGGAGGCGATTCGCACTCCGTGGGCCTGATCGTCTTGCGCGACGCCCTGCGGGCGTGCGGCTACCGGGTGCGCGACCTGGGCATCCAGAACCGCATCGGCGCCTTCGTAGGCGCTGCGCGGGGGGCGGACGCGGTGCTCGTCTCCTGCATGGACGGACACGCGGACCACTACCTCGCCGGTTTCACCGTGCCCCGCCGGACGGAGGCGGGTGCCCGGCGCCCCGTTTGGTATCTCGGGGGGAACCCCGCGCTCGGTGAGCCCGACCCGAGCCCGTTCCTCGCCATGGGGTTCGACCGTGTCTTCATGCGCTTCACGCCCGTGGCCGAGGTGCGGCGGGCCATCGAGGCCGATCTCGGGCCTCGGCGCATCCGCCCGGACCGGGCGGGCCCCGCGGCCTTGTCGTGGAACCCGGACACCTTCTCCGACGAACGGCTCGACACCGCCGCCTGGGAAAGGGAACGGGAGGAGGTCCTGCGTGGCTGGCCCACGGGGGCCGACGCCCGCGACCTCGAGGCCAACGCGCGGGAGCTCGCCGCCCGGCCTCGGCTCGCCGAGCTCCAGCGGCGGGCCAGCCGCCCGCTCGTTCAGCCGCGCTCGGGTGTTCCGCTGGTGGAGGAGCAGCTGGCGCACTTCCTCGCCTACCGGCGCGCGGGCGCTGATGTCCTCTCGTTCCAGATCGACTCGCTCACGCGCAACAACGACTACGCCGGGGCGGCGCGGGCCGTCGCGGAGAGCGCCAGGGATCTCCGCCCGCGCCTGAACGGGTTCCCGCTGGTCAACCACGGCGCGGCCGCCGTCCGCCGGATCGCGCGCAGTCTCGACGTGCCGCTGCAGATCCGCCACAGCACGCGCGACCCGCGTCTTCTGGCCGAGATCGGATACGCCGGAGGGGTCGCCGCCTACGAAGGCGGCGCGATCTGCTACAACCTGCCGTACTACCGGGACTACCCGCTTCCCGAGGCGATCCGGCGCTGGCGGTACGTCGACCGGCTCACCGGCCTGTACGCCGAGAGGTTCGGCCTCGTCCTGGATCGCGAGTTCTTCGGTACCCTCACGGCGACGCTCGTCCCCCCGTGCCTCGCGATCGCCACCGGCGTTTTGGAGGCGCTCTTCGCGGCGCAGCAAGGCGTGCGGTCGGTGAGCCTCGGCTACGCCGAGCAAGGCCACCGGATTCAGGACGTGGCGGCCGTCCGGGTCCTGCGCGACTTGGCGGAGGAGGCGTTGGCGGCGGCGGGGCACGCGGGCGTCCGCGTCGGAGCGGTCTTCCACCAGTACATGGCCGCGTTCCCCGACGATCCGGCGAGGGCGGAGGAGCTGATCTTCGAGTCGGCCGTGACGGCGGGCTTGTCGGGGGCCACGCGGATCCTCGTCAAGTCCCCTGCAGAGGCGCGCGACATCCCCCGCGTCGAGGACAACGTGCGCGCCATCGAGCTCGTGCGGCGCGGTCTGGCGGCCGCCGAGCGCAGCACCGTCGACGAGAGGCGGGTGGCCGAAGAGGCGGCGCTGATCCGGGCCGAGACGGTGGCCATCCTCGAGGCGGTGGCGGAGCTGGGCGCGGGGCGTCTCGACCGGGGGGTGGTGGAGGCCTTCCGCGCCGGCGTTCTCGACATCCCGTTCTCGCCCAGCCGTCACAACCGGGGCGAGGTGCGCACGGCACGCGACCTCGAGGGTGCGGTGCGTTTTCTCGACTGCGGCCGCCTCCCGTTCGGCCGCGAGATCCGCGCCTTCCACGGCGACGCCATGCATCGGCGACGGGTGGCCGAGGGCCTGCGGGGCCCGTCGGAAGACCATCTGCTCATCGAGCGCGACACCACCCGGATCGCGGAAGGACGCTATGATCGCTGGCCTTTGGGCGGCGCGGCCGGCGCTTCCGGCCGGGCCGCCACCGCCGGCGGGTGCTGA
- a CDS encoding phenylacetate--CoA ligase family protein codes for MVRLAARALDRAVALGTRRRWPHYERLFSAMERWPRDRIDEYRRRRLAALVEHAYRNVPYWRRVIDGLGATPAEVGTPEGLAALPPLTKDVIDREGPALLSRGAGGARATVKSTGGSTGHNVWLRIDMDTHDRRRAAGRLTESWDGVGPGTRVAVLWGSRLETRPSLRARLLDRLSCRRFFSVYGVGEAELSRYLAELQRFRPEVISSYPSILADIARRLGRRACRRLGVRLVYSSAESLDEPTRSELEDAFGAPVRNRYASREFGMIASDCPTGPGLHLMDMRLWAENGRAEHPEAPPELLLTDLDNRSMPLIRYRIEDAAVIEDSACPCGRSLSRLARVEGRVFDVVYTPAGRAFGGSFFPILLRPFDRSIRRFQVVQDRLDHLTIRVVPGHGWDAPCRDRVLRIIAERMGPEMKVDLKVCREIPPAPSGKRRPVVSLLSPEERRRAASGNR; via the coding sequence TTGGTCCGCCTCGCGGCGCGCGCGCTCGACCGAGCCGTCGCCCTCGGCACCCGCCGCCGGTGGCCGCACTACGAGCGCCTCTTCTCCGCGATGGAGCGATGGCCGCGCGACCGGATCGACGAATACCGCCGGCGGCGCCTGGCGGCGCTCGTCGAGCACGCCTACCGGAACGTGCCCTACTGGCGGCGAGTGATCGACGGCCTGGGAGCGACGCCGGCGGAGGTCGGAACGCCGGAGGGGCTGGCCGCGCTTCCGCCCCTCACCAAGGACGTCATCGACCGTGAGGGTCCGGCGCTGCTGTCCCGCGGGGCCGGGGGTGCACGGGCGACGGTCAAGTCGACCGGCGGGTCCACCGGGCACAACGTGTGGCTCAGAATCGACATGGACACCCACGACCGCCGCCGCGCCGCCGGCCGCCTCACCGAGAGCTGGGACGGCGTCGGACCGGGGACCCGCGTGGCGGTGTTGTGGGGATCCCGCCTGGAAACGCGACCTTCCCTCCGCGCTCGCCTGCTCGACCGCCTGTCGTGCCGGCGCTTCTTCTCCGTCTACGGGGTGGGGGAGGCGGAGCTGAGCCGCTATCTCGCGGAGCTGCAGCGCTTCCGGCCGGAGGTGATCTCGTCGTACCCCTCGATCCTCGCCGACATCGCACGGCGGCTCGGGCGACGCGCTTGCCGTAGGCTGGGCGTCCGCCTCGTCTACAGCTCGGCGGAATCGCTGGACGAGCCGACGAGGAGCGAACTGGAAGACGCGTTCGGGGCGCCGGTTCGCAACCGGTACGCGTCGCGCGAGTTCGGCATGATCGCCTCCGATTGCCCCACCGGCCCGGGCCTGCACCTGATGGACATGCGCCTGTGGGCCGAGAACGGCCGCGCGGAGCATCCGGAGGCGCCCCCCGAGCTCCTCCTGACCGACCTCGACAATCGGTCGATGCCTCTCATCCGCTACCGGATCGAGGACGCGGCGGTGATCGAGGACAGCGCATGTCCCTGCGGTCGGTCGCTGTCGCGCCTGGCGCGGGTGGAGGGGCGGGTGTTCGACGTGGTCTACACCCCGGCGGGGCGGGCGTTCGGGGGCTCGTTCTTCCCCATCCTGCTGCGGCCGTTCGACCGGTCGATCCGGCGGTTCCAGGTCGTCCAGGACCGGCTCGATCACCTCACGATCCGGGTCGTGCCGGGCCACGGGTGGGACGCGCCGTGCCGGGACCGGGTGCTCCGCATCATCGCGGAGCGGATGGGCCCCGAGATGAAGGTCGATCTGAAGGTCTGCCGCGAGATCCCGCCGGCCCCGTCGGGCAAGAGGAGGCCGGTCGTTTCACTCCTGTCGCCCGAGGAGCGGCGGCGCGCGGCGTCGGGGAACCGCTGA
- a CDS encoding peptide MFS transporter, with amino-acid sequence MAERGLSSAGERPLRQPRALYMLFLVEMWERFSYYGMRALLVFYLTKVFLFSDERAYLVYGSYTALVYASPVLGGLVADRWLGYRKAVTLGALLMAAGHFAMAVESVQVVYLALGLLIAGNGFFKPNMSTIVGKLYEKNDPRRDGGFTIFYMGVNLGAWLAPLVCGIVGETYGWHYGFTLAGIGMVCGLAFFLAGQGMLEGRAEPPDPGALRAPVIPGLDRERAIYAGAVLLALVAWALVQAGRAVGYLLGGTAAVVLAGLVLFMVLRCDRVARHKMTVALVLTGFNVFFWAFFEQAGSSINLFTLRNVDRRLLGYEIPATVFQSVNPAFILLFGPVFASLWVRLGRRGREPSTPMKFALGMLQLGLGFAALYYGAWSARDDGMVALGWLVLGYFLHTTGELCLSPVGLSMITKLSVPGVVGLMMGTWFLSVSFAQYAAGLIATLTGIEEGAPGSNGGLEPAQTVMVYGRVFGGIALVAIAVGLLMVLLAPVLRRGMHDVH; translated from the coding sequence ATGGCGGAACGCGGACTCTCGAGTGCGGGCGAGCGGCCGCTGCGGCAGCCGCGCGCCCTGTACATGTTGTTCCTGGTCGAGATGTGGGAGCGCTTCAGCTACTACGGCATGCGCGCCCTGCTCGTGTTCTATCTGACCAAGGTTTTTCTCTTCTCCGACGAGCGGGCCTACCTCGTCTACGGGAGCTACACCGCGCTGGTCTACGCGAGCCCCGTGCTGGGCGGCCTCGTCGCCGATCGCTGGCTCGGGTACCGGAAGGCGGTGACGCTCGGCGCGCTGCTGATGGCGGCCGGCCATTTCGCCATGGCGGTCGAGAGCGTCCAGGTGGTCTACCTGGCCCTCGGCCTGCTGATCGCCGGCAACGGCTTCTTCAAGCCGAACATGTCGACGATCGTCGGAAAGCTGTACGAGAAGAACGACCCGCGCCGGGACGGCGGCTTCACCATCTTCTACATGGGTGTGAATCTGGGGGCCTGGCTGGCGCCGCTCGTCTGCGGGATCGTCGGTGAAACCTACGGGTGGCACTACGGATTCACGCTCGCCGGAATCGGGATGGTTTGCGGCCTCGCGTTCTTCCTCGCCGGACAGGGGATGCTCGAAGGCCGCGCCGAGCCGCCGGACCCCGGGGCCCTGAGGGCGCCGGTGATCCCGGGGCTGGACCGGGAGCGCGCGATCTACGCGGGGGCGGTGCTGCTGGCGCTCGTGGCGTGGGCTCTGGTGCAGGCGGGTCGCGCCGTCGGCTACCTGCTCGGCGGAACGGCGGCCGTCGTCCTTGCCGGTCTCGTGCTGTTCATGGTGCTGCGGTGCGACCGGGTGGCGCGGCACAAGATGACCGTCGCCCTGGTCCTCACCGGATTCAATGTCTTCTTCTGGGCGTTCTTCGAGCAGGCGGGAAGCTCGATCAATCTGTTCACCCTCAGGAACGTCGATCGGCGGCTGCTCGGCTACGAGATCCCGGCGACGGTGTTCCAGTCGGTGAATCCCGCCTTCATCCTCCTGTTCGGGCCGGTGTTCGCCTCCTTGTGGGTCCGCTTGGGCCGGCGCGGGCGCGAGCCGAGCACGCCGATGAAGTTCGCCCTCGGCATGCTGCAGCTCGGGCTCGGGTTCGCTGCCCTGTACTACGGGGCGTGGTCGGCACGGGACGACGGCATGGTGGCGCTCGGGTGGCTCGTCCTCGGCTACTTCCTGCACACCACCGGGGAGCTGTGCCTGTCGCCCGTGGGCCTGTCGATGATCACCAAGCTGTCGGTGCCGGGCGTCGTCGGACTCATGATGGGTACGTGGTTCCTCTCGGTGTCGTTCGCGCAGTACGCGGCCGGCCTGATCGCGACGCTGACCGGGATCGAGGAGGGGGCACCGGGGTCGAACGGCGGCCTCGAGCCCGCGCAGACCGTGATGGTCTACGGGCGGGTGTTCGGCGGGATCGCGCTGGTGGCGATCGCCGTGGGGCTGCTGATGGTCCTCCTGGCGCCCGTGCTGCGACGAGGGATGCACGACGTGCACTGA
- a CDS encoding SDR family oxidoreductase translates to MESDLKGRVVLITGASGGIGRALARAFGAEGARLALVAGRRREELARFTAEQPWAERALVLAADLERPEPIATAFAEAEKRLGPVEIAIANAGVWPREDRLLHEAAEERILRTVTVNLLGAIWTARAFMAALDRQRDRVERPALLLIGSTAGRFGEAGHADYAAAKAGLRGLAASLKNELVRIVPGARVNVIEPGWTVTELARPELETPGRVARALATVPLRRLGRADEIARAAVFLASPRLSPHVTGEVLTVAGGMEGRLLWDPSTIDEQRVREEAGGSP, encoded by the coding sequence ATGGAGAGCGATCTGAAGGGGCGCGTCGTTCTGATCACCGGAGCATCGGGCGGCATCGGCCGCGCCCTCGCGCGCGCCTTCGGCGCCGAGGGGGCCCGGCTGGCCCTCGTGGCGGGGCGGCGCCGGGAGGAGCTCGCGCGTTTCACCGCGGAGCAACCCTGGGCGGAGCGGGCGCTGGTGCTCGCGGCGGACCTCGAGCGCCCCGAGCCGATCGCGACGGCCTTCGCCGAGGCGGAGAAGCGGCTCGGGCCGGTGGAGATCGCCATCGCCAACGCGGGCGTCTGGCCGCGCGAGGACCGGTTGCTCCACGAGGCGGCCGAGGAACGGATCCTCAGGACCGTGACGGTGAACCTCCTCGGCGCGATCTGGACGGCGCGGGCCTTCATGGCCGCACTCGACCGGCAGCGGGACCGGGTCGAGCGGCCGGCGCTGCTCCTCATCGGCTCGACCGCCGGGAGGTTCGGCGAGGCCGGCCACGCCGACTACGCGGCGGCGAAAGCGGGACTGCGCGGGCTGGCGGCCTCGCTCAAGAACGAGCTGGTGCGGATCGTCCCGGGCGCCCGCGTCAACGTGATCGAGCCGGGCTGGACGGTCACCGAGTTGGCGCGGCCCGAACTCGAGACCCCGGGCCGGGTGGCGCGTGCGCTCGCGACGGTCCCGCTGCGGCGCCTCGGGCGAGCCGACGAGATCGCCCGCGCGGCGGTCTTCCTCGCCTCCCCCCGACTCTCGCCTCATGTCACCGGAGAGGTTCTCACCGTCGCCGGCGGGATGGAAGGCCGGCTCCTGTGGGACCCGTCGACCATCGACGAGCAACGGGTGCGGGAGGAGGCCGGCGGATCCCCCTGA
- a CDS encoding cupin domain-containing protein, which yields MGEDSGVVKRVDEVAARPVPAGRATEMQVLLGPADGSTGFVVRRFVMGEGGGMPRHANAVEHGQYVLRGRARVSIGDRVHEVGPGSVLFIPSGAVHHYEVVEAPFEFLCVVPNRPDEVVLES from the coding sequence ATGGGAGAGGACAGCGGAGTCGTCAAGCGGGTGGACGAGGTGGCCGCGCGGCCGGTGCCGGCGGGGAGGGCGACCGAGATGCAGGTCCTTCTCGGTCCGGCGGACGGCTCGACCGGCTTCGTCGTGCGCCGCTTCGTGATGGGAGAGGGCGGCGGCATGCCGCGGCACGCGAACGCGGTCGAGCACGGCCAGTACGTCCTGCGCGGCAGGGCCCGCGTGTCGATCGGCGACCGCGTCCACGAGGTGGGGCCGGGGAGCGTGCTCTTCATACCCTCCGGCGCCGTCCACCACTACGAAGTCGTCGAGGCACCCTTCGAGTTCCTGTGCGTCGTGCCGAACCGACCCGACGAAGTCGTCCTGGAGTCGTGA